Part of the Woronichinia naegeliana WA131 genome, GTATGAAAAAAAGACAAATAAAGTAGAAAACAGAATCGTGAGTGTAAGCCAACCTCACGTGCGTCCAATAGTGCGTGGAAAAGCGGGAAAAGCAGTAGAGTTTGGAGCTAAAATATCGGCAAGTAATGTGAATGGCTTTGTCTTCTTAGACAAATTAAGTTGGGATAATTACAACGAATCGGGAGATTTACAAGCGCGAATAGAAGAATATAAAAGGGAAACAGGATGTTATCCGGAATCGGTTCATGTGGATAAAATCTATCGAACAAAAGCGAATCGAGCTTATTGTAAAGAAAGGGATATAAGAATGAGTGGTCCCCGATTGGGAAGACCGCCGAAAGAGGTGAGCAAAGAAAAAAAGAAAGAGGCACGCTCAGATGAAAGAGTGCGTAATGCCATTGAGGGTAAATTCGGACAGGGAAAGAGGAAATTTAGTCTTGGTCGAGTGATGGCCAAACTACCTGAGACCTCGGAAACGGTAATTGCGATGAACTTTTTGGTAATGAATCTTTCTACTCTACTTCAGAGGGTGCGACCTTTAGTTGATAAAAGCTGTTGTAATCAGGGTTCTACAGGGAACCCATATTGATCAAGTTTTGCCCAAAATTGACTCCATCGTTCCTTGGTCAATACCAAAGCTCGTAGGCTCAAAATAATTCCTGCTCCTTTTTCCTTCCATCGCATCCCTGAACAACATAATCGTTGTTTGACCAACGTCTTACAAGCTGCTTCCGTAACACCTGAACCAATCGGATACTTTTTCTCTAAGTATTCAGCATAATCCATTTGATGCTGATGATTCTCGTAATAAGTAATCGCCGCTTGTAGTTTCTCGGTAAGATTCTTAGAATGACTTTTTTCTTCTTTGACTTCTTTCATCAGATTTAGCAGTTCTCCTGCTTTTCCTTTTTCATGCTTGAGTTCTCGACAATTTTCAGTCAACCATTCTTTTTGTTTTGACACGGTATTCGGATGCAACGCTTCTGCCAAGGCACCTAAGTAACCAGAGGCATGATAGAAATCTAATATCTGTTCTTCCGTTTGCTTTTCTAAAAACTTCCAATTTGATTCTGCCCCGTCTGCTATCCCGACCAATGTTGCCTCTGGATAACGTTTTTTCGCTCGCTCAATTTCTCTTTCTAATCTTTCTAGAAAACTCTTTTTTCCATACTCTGGTGCCGCACCTAGATAGATTGTATGTTGACGTTCGCCTTCACTATCGTATAGGGAAACGGTTCCCACCATTGCTTCACGGTAGCCATCCTCACACATCAGCATACAGGTTCCATCTAATCCTATTCCCACTGTTGCAATTTGGCTATCCTCCTTGGGCGGGGCATAACTCCACGCTTCTTCTTTTGCCTGTACCACACTTCCTACTGCTTCACTCAATCTTTGGATATAGGATAGCGCTACTTTTCTACCATGATTTTCTAATAAATCATTTTTCACCTCTTTGCCTGCCATCCCTGACATTTTTGAGGATACCTGTTTTGCCAATAATGGCGTTGATGTTATGATTATCCTTGCTTCTCTTTCTAAGGGGCAATACGTTTTTCCTCAAAGGTGAACGCTGATATACATGACGATTCACTATAACCTCACCATAAGGTGTTTGATATTCTTTCGGTTGCTCTCCCTTACTCTTCCAGATTTCTTCACCGATTTTTAAGGGTGAACCATCTGTATCTAAATATTTCAAGGCTTCTTTGCTGGCGATGCAACCTACTTCGTTTAAGCCTTTTTGAATATTTATTTCTGTATCCAACATTGAACGACTGAGTTCTAATGTTAGTTCTATTTTTATCTTTGAACCCTCTACATTAATTAGTTTTGCTGTCATCATTGTTTCCTCTTTGTCACTTTTCATCTCATGTTAACACTTTTCTTTTCCTTCATCAACTAAAGGTCACACCCACTTCAGAAGACAAAAAGTAAAAAGTTGTAGAGTCGTTTTTCTTGTGAAAAATGGTGTTAATTTTCCTCTCTTTTGTGAGGAGTGATTTGTGTTGACCTTTTTAGACAGAAAGGAACAATAGATTAAACAAAATCTGTATTTTGATTTGTTTCCATAAGGATAAGTTATCTATGCTTTTTCAGTCCATACTTCCCTAACCCACATTTCTTTCGTTTTTTGACTTTTTCAGCAAGCCCTATTTAATATTTGTCACGAAGTATTAAGGACTGGAAAGCGAGGTCGTCCCACCAAAGTATTACCGAAGGGTCTTGTGGTAAGACTAAAAAATAAGAGTAGTAAACGTCGAGATTCTGAGGGTAAACTAAAGAAAGTAGAAACTCCGAAACCAGAACATCCTGAGACAACAGAAAAACCAGAAGAAAAGGACGTCCATGCCAACCACGTTGAGGCATTTAATAGTGCTATCCGACGCTATTTATCTGCCTTTCGTCGTCGTACAAATACTTATGCTAAATCTGTTGTGGGATTACAGCGAGTCCTAGATATTTTCTGGATGGTTCATAACTTTGTTCGCAGCCATTTTACTACGAGAAAAGTTCCTGCTGTAGCTCTCGGTATAATTGAAAAAGGGTTTACTTGGGAGGACTTACTCCAAATTCGCCTGATTTTTTGAACCTCTCGTATTGCAACGTTTGTAGCTTCTAGCTAGACGATACCAGTGCCATTTATCATCCAGAAGCCGAAAAGATAACACTTATTCACGACAACCTGAATACTAATGTTTCCTATGCCTTATATGAGACCTTTGAACCCCAAGAAGCCAAGCGTATCCTTGACAAACTGGATATTCATTACACCCCTAAGCATGGTAGTTGGCTCAACATGGCTGAGATTGAGTTGAGCGTTTTATCTCGTCAATGTTTAGCCCGTCGTATTCCTGACAAGGAAACTCTCAACAATGAAATTGCTGCTTGGGAAAAACACCGAAATGAACAATTGCGTACCATTGATTGGCAATTTACCACTGATGATGCTCGCATCAAACTCAAGCGGCTTTATCCATCAGTTCTACCTTGACTGACTACTAGGTTAATGCCATTATCATCCAGATACAAGTTTTTAAATGAGTCAGATGTTCCCATTCAGTGGCTTCTCCCAACCATGACTCTAGGGCATTGTAGTGAGGGGAGTTTTTTTTCATGGCATTTCTCCATTACGAGTCGTTTCTAATCTCAGAATCTCAACTCTCATCCCCTTCTGTCAAGGGCTTCTATTCCTTCTCTGACTTAGCTTTCAGCCTGTTCTCTCCTATCTTTTGTCAGTCAATCAGGGTCTAAGGTTAAACAGAAAACCAAAGACTTATGTGTACACGGTAGATCGTCTGGGTGGGTCCTGGTTGACTGACAAAACATGGATCACTAACCCCTGAAACCCTTAGCTGACAAGGATTACAGGCGAGACAAAGCCATAAAACGATCTTGATCACCTAAAACCCTTGCTAGAAGGGGCTTTGAGTGGCATCAAGACAAACTTTTGTCAGTCAATCAGGGGGGGGTCAGTGACTACCAGTATCCTACCATATAAAGCCGTCCTAGAACGACGGGGTTTCAGACAGGGCGAACGCATCTTATTTTTGAAAGGTAGGCTGGATAAGGGTTTCCGAGATCATGATTGATTTTTTATGAAACGCTGAAAGTCTTATCAGATAAGGAGTCTAGAATTTAGATGCGTTTGCCCTGAGGTGGCACTGGTATCGTCTAACTAGAAGCTACAAACGTTGCAATACGAGAGGTTCAAAAAATCAGGCGAATTTGGAGTAAGTCCTCCCAAGTTAACCCTTTTTCAATTATACCGAGAGCTACAGCAGGAACTTCTCTAGTGGTCTGTCAAGCTAAAGATTGTGAATTTGAGGGAAAATGGAGAGGCTATTCATTACCTCAACAGATATCGTAATAAGTAACCATGCTCAAGACCTATATTGTCCGATTAAGTCAAGAAGAACGTCAGACCCTAAAAGATTTGGTATCCATCGGCAAAGGAGCGGCTTACAAAATTAAGCACGCCAATATTCTGTTAAACATTGATGTGAATGGACAAGGATGGACGGATGAGGAAGCTGCCGCCGCCTTTAGTTGTCACCGTAACACAGTCGCCAATCTCAGGGAGCGATTGGTCAATGAAGGTGTGGAGTCAGCATTAAGCCGCAAGCCCCGCAAAACGCCGCCTCGTCAACCGATTATTGATGGAGAGGTAGAAGCAAAACTAATCGCCTTACGTTGTGGAGAACCGCCTGCTGGTCAAGCCCGTTGGACATTGAGGTTACTAGCCGACAAGGCGGTCGAGTTAGAAATTGTGCCAGCAATTAGTCACGAAACCGTGCGTCAAGTGTTAAAAAAAACGAACTAAAACCTCATCTGCGACAGATGTACGTGATTCCACCAGAAAAGAGTGCCGAATTGGGTGCGACCTTTAGTTGATAAAAGCTGTTGTAATCAGGGTTCTACAGGGAACCCATATTGATCAAGTTTTGCCCAAAATTGACTCCATCGTTCCTTGGTCAATACCAAAGCTCGTAGGCTCAAAATAATTCCTGCTCCTTTTTCCTTCCATCGCATTCCTGAACAACATAATCGTTGTTTGACCAACGTCTTACAAGCTGCTTCCGTAACACCTGAACCAATCGGATACTTTTTCTCTATGTATTCAGCATAATCCATTTGATGCTGATGATTCTCGTAATAAGTAATCGCCGCTTGTAGTTTCTCGGTAAGATTCTTAGAATGACTTTTTTCTTCTTTGACTTCTTTCATCAGATTTAGCAGTTCTCCTGCTTTTCCTTTTTCATGCTTGAGTTCTCGACAATTTTCAGTCAACCATTCTTTTTGTTTTGACACTGTATTCGGATGCAACGCTTCTGCCAAGGCACCTAAGTAACCAGAGGCATGATAGAAATCTAATATCTGTTCTTCCGTCTGCTTTTCTAAAAACTTCCAATTTGATTCTGCACCATCTGCTATACCGACAAATTTTGCCTCTGGATAACGGTTTTTCGCTCGCTCAATTTCTCTTTCCAATCTTTCTAGAAAACTCTTTTTTCCGTACTCTGGTGCCGCACCTAGATAGATTGTCTGTTGACGTTCTCCCTCACTATCGTATAGGGAAACGGTTCCCACCATTGCTTCACGGTAGCCATCCTCACACATCAGCATACAGGTTCCATCTAATCCTATTCCCACTGTTGCAATTTGGCTATCCTCCTTGGGCGGGGCATAACTCCACGCTTCTTCTTTTGCCTGTACCACACTTCCTACTGCTTCACTCAATCTTTGGATATAGGATAGCGCTACTTTTCTACCATGATTTTCTAATAAATCATTTTTCACCTCTTTGCCTGCCATCCCTGACATTTTTGAGGATACCTGTTTTGCCAATAATGGCGTTGATGTTATGATTATCCTTGCTTCTCTTTCTAAGGGGCAATACGTTTTTCCTCAAAGGTGAACGCTGATATACATGACGATTCACTATAACCTCACCATAAGGTGTTTGATATTCTTTCGGTTGCTCTCCCTTACTCTTCCAGATTTCTTCACCGATTTTTAAGGGTGAACCATCTGTATCTAAATATTTCAAGGCTTCTTTGCTGGCGATGCAACCTACTTCGTTTAAGCCTTTTTGAATATTTATTTCTGTATCCAACATTGAACGACTGAGTTCTAATGTTAGTTCTATTTTTATCTTTGAACCCTCTACATTAATTAGTTTTGCTGTCATCATTGTTTCCTCTTTGTCACTTTTCATCTCATGTTAACACTTTTCTTTTCCTTCATCAACTAAAGGTCACACCCGCCGAATTTGTGTCTAACATGGAAGATGTTCTAGAAATTTATCACCGACCCTATGACCCCAATTGTCCAGTGATTTGCATGGATGAGCAACCTATACAATTGGTCAAAGAAACCCGCCTTCCTCTACCAGCCAAACCTGGACAGCCAGAGGCGCATGATTACGAATATGAACGCAATGGAACAGCCAATATCTTTATGTTTACAGAACCCTTGTCTGGGTGGCGAAAGACAGTTGTCAGTGAACGTAGAACATCGGTTGACTGGGCAACAGAAATTAAGAATTTACTCGATAACGACTATGCTGATAACGACAAAGTCATTTTAGTATGTGATCAGCTAAATACTCACAAACTTGCCTCACTATATGAAGCATTTGAGCCTTCCACGGCTCGTCGTCTAGTCGAACGGTTGGAAATTCACCATACCCCAAAACATGGCAGTTGGCTTAATATTGCTGAAAACGAGCTGTCCGCAATGACTCGGCAATGCCTAGCTCGTCGAATTCCAGATCGGGAAACTTTAGAGCAAGAAACAACGGCTTGGTACACTCAGCGCAATCATTCCCAAAAGTCGGTAGATTGGCAATTCACGACGGCTGAGGCTCGTATCCGTCTCAAGCGTCTTTATCCACAAATAGAAAATTGACAGACCACTAGTCGTAAAATGGCTGCGAACAAAGTTATGAACCATCCAGAAAATATCTAGTACTCGCTGTAATCCCACAACAGATTTAGCATAAGTATTTGTACGACGACGAAAGTCGGCTAAATAGCGTCGGATAGCACTATTAAATGCCTCAACGTGGTTGGCATGGACGTCCTTTTCTTCTGGTTTTTCTGTTGTCTCTGGATGTTCTGGTTTCGGAGTTTCTACTTTCTTTAGTTTACCCGCAGAATCTCGACGTTTACTACTCTTATTTTTTAGTCTTACCACCATACCCTTCGGTAATACTTTGGTGGGACGACCTCGCTTTCCAGTCCTTAATACTTCGTGACAAATATTAAATAGCAGTTGACTATATCGCTTTTCTCCATCTGTAAATAGCTGGAGAGATTCTGCACTCCTTTCAAATAATTCCGCTACCGTCATCATTGCTTCTAGAAATAATTTCTGCTCTTTTCGACCACATTTTAAATGCCAAATAAAGCGGCTAGCCCTGTCCATGAGAACGATTGTCCACCCCTCAGAGGCACTTGCTTCTTTATTTTTTCCAACTTTTGTGTATAGTTCATCCCCTTCTATTACTAATTTAACAAATTCATTCACTAAGGCGTATAAAAATAATGTCTCTTGTAATCCTGAATTTCTTTTCCCAATTCAATATTGTTGTTTTCGCGTAGCCAAATACTCGGGCTGCTGCATTCAATCCTATTCCTTCCATTCTGGCTTTTAATACTTTTACAATTTCACTTAATGGGGTTTCTAAGCCAGCGATTACGCTACCATAAGTCTCAGCAAAACAAGAACTACATTCTTGACAAATGAACATTTTACGTTCCCCGTTACCTTTCGTTTGATAATGAGAATGTATTTTTACTTTTTCACTATAGCAATGAGGACAGTTTTTCTTGAATAAGGCATCCTCTTTCTCTTGGCACAAGCCAACATCATTCAGAATTTCCATAGAGCTTTTCTTTAATATTGACATTGTTTTCTGTTTCCTTCTTCTTTGATATAATGATAATAATAATAGTATAATAAAAACGGGCCCATGTCTAGTCTTAAACTATTTTTCTATTTTCTCAAAGCCTTACACCATAACTTTTTCCAACTTTGATCAGACGATACCAGTTCCCCTGAGGTTTCAGACCCAAATTTTTGATGATTGCTCCAGAGGAAGACCTGGATTCGGGGGCGACGGTAATTAATCCGTTTAAATCGATTATGGATCCCTGGTAGGACAAAGCCAGTTATCGTTGACGAGAAGCCCGTAACTGCCCACAGGCCGCATCAGCTTGCAGTCCCCTGGAATAACGAACACTGACGGCGACATGCCGCTCTCCTAAAATATCTGCAAAGGCTTGGATTCGTTCGGGGGTGGGACGTTGATAGTCTGCCTCTGAAATGGGATTGTAGGGGATCAAGTTAACATGACTCTGAAAGCCTTTAATCAGTTCAGCTAAGGAGATCGCCTGCTCCGGCAAGTCATTCACGTCGGCTAACAAAATATATTCAAAGGTAATTCTACGCCCTGTTATTTTGACGTAATCTCGACAGTCTGCTAACAGGGTTTTGAGCGGGTAATGTTTGGCACTGGGGATTAACTCTTCTCGTAAAGTCTGATCGGCCGCATGAAGACTCACGGCCAAGGTGATTTGTAATTGATGTTGGGCTAATTGACGAATTTTTTGCGCTAGACCCACCGTTGAAACTGTCAGCGATCGCGCCCCAATACCCACATCTTGATTCAGACAATGGAGAGCTTGCAGTACTGCCGGAAGATTCAGTAGCGGTTCTCCCATGCCCATAAAGACCACATGACTGACCCTTTCCTGAAAATCTGTCTGGACGGTCAAGACTTGATCCACAATTTCATGGGGTTGTAAATTACGGAGAAATCCTCCTTTGCCCGTTGCACAGAAGGTACAGTCCATGCCACAACCGACCTGGGAGGAAACACAGACCGTTAGTCGCTTGCTACTGGGAATGCCAACCGTTTCAATAATGAGTCCATCCGCCAGACGTAGCAGATATTTGCGGGTTTTATCGGTCGCCGTACTGCAATGCTCAATGACGGATCGTCCCAGGGGATAGTCTTGCAATTGTTCTCGCCATTGTTTGGGAAAGACAGAAATCTCTAACAGAGATCGCGCTCCCTTTTCGTAAAGCCACTGGTGTAATTGTTTACCGCGATAGGCCGGTTGTCCTTGGCTTTGTACCCAATGGGTTAGATCCGTGAGAGATTGGCCCAATAGAGGCAGGGGAGAAACGGCGATCGGGGAAGCAGTCATGATGTCTCAAGCAAGGGTGTCCAGGTCTATGGTAATCCAAGGCAAAAGAAGATTGAATTTTTCTAATCCTAAACCCTTGACAGAAGTCTTTTTTTTTGGCATCATTAGAGACATCTCAAATGTGCGGGTATAGCTCAGTGGTAGAGCGCAACCTTGCCAAGGTTGATGTCGCGCGTTCGAATCGCGTTGCCCGCTTGAAAGTAACAAACTTGTTTTTGGTTGTGTCTAGCACTTGAAATATTTAGTTTTGCTGAGATGCCAGATTGATGATCATAAATGCACAAGACGATCCTGATGTTTGACTGTGCCGGTCGTGTTCTAAACCTGTGGAAAAGAGTAATAATAAATAAATGTAAATCTTAAAATTGGTGTGCCATGCTATTCAAAGCAATTGTTTGCCCAAGTTGTCAAAGTACGGATATTGTGAAACACGGCCCCTCTGGGGAGGGGAAAGAGCGTTACAGATGTCGTAATACAGAATGTAAGCGTTGCACATTTATCTTAAACTATACTTATAAAGGTTATTTGCCAGAAGTAAAGGAAAAGATTGCCGAAATGGCAATGAATGGTAGTGGCATAAGGGATACAGCCCGTGTGCTGAGGATTAGTCCATCAACAGTGATTAGTGAACTAAAAAAAAAGAGTCTAGTTTAGTATTCGTCAACGAAAAAAAACTAGCAGAACTGGAACCCAGTCAGAGTATTGTAACGCTCTGCCAATGGAATGACGTGGAAGCAGAACTCGACGAAATGTGGGGTTTTGTGAAGAGCAAAAAAGAGCAAAGATGGTTATGGCACGCTATTGCTCATAAGACAGGTGAGATATTAGCTTATGTTTTGTCTGGTCACAAAGACGAAGCATTTCTAAGGCTAAAAGAGTTGTTAGAACCTTTTGGTATTACTCAATATTATACAGATGGATGGGGGGCTTACGAACGACATATTGAGCCAGCATTGCATGAGGTGGGTAAGTATAATACTCAAAAAATCGAACGAAAGCACTTGACATTGAGAACTCGAATAAAGAGATTAGCGAGAAAAACGATTTGTTTCTCCAAATCTATTGTGATGCACGATATTGTCCTTGGATTATTTATCAATCGCTTTGAATTTGGATGTCTTATTTAGATGTGCTTCCACAGATTCAGAACACTACCAAGGGTTTTGGCTTAGGTTGACACCAATGGATTGCAATCAGCCTCTACAGTGTGCTGATTTTTTCCAATAAACGTACCCCCTTTTCTACAGAGGATAATGCAAAAATTATGAGTATTTTAGATGTTTTACAAGCTGACTACCAACGTTTTCCCACTAATCCTAGCTACGAAATCTATGCTGAGGATGTTTATTTTAAAGATCCTTTAACGGAATTTCACGGCATTCAACGTTATCAGGCCATGATCCAGTTTATGGCGACCTGGTTTCAGGATATTCAGATGGAACTTCATCACCTAGAACAACACCAGCAGGAGATCGCCTCTCGTTGGACATTACACTGGACAACCCCTTTGCCTTGGAAACCGCGAATTAGTATCTCAGGACGAAGTGAATTACTGCTCAACGATCAAGGACTCATTTATTCCCATCAAGACTACTGGGATTGCTCCCCCTGGCAAGTGCTACAGCAACATCTTTTTCCCAAGACTGGGATTAACCGCCATAATTAATAATAAGGAATGTAAATTT contains:
- a CDS encoding helix-turn-helix domain-containing protein translates to MLKTYIVRLSQEERQTLKDLVSIGKGAAYKIKHANILLNIDVNGQGWTDEEAAAAFSCHRNTVANLRERLVNEGVESALSRKPRKTPPRQPIIDGEVEAKLIALRCGEPPAGQARWTLRLLADKAVELEIVPAISHETVRQVLKKTN
- a CDS encoding IS630 family transposase gives rise to the protein MEDVLEIYHRPYDPNCPVICMDEQPIQLVKETRLPLPAKPGQPEAHDYEYERNGTANIFMFTEPLSGWRKTVVSERRTSVDWATEIKNLLDNDYADNDKVILVCDQLNTHKLASLYEAFEPSTARRLVERLEIHHTPKHGSWLNIAENELSAMTRQCLARRIPDRETLEQETTAWYTQRNHSQKSVDWQFTTAEARIRLKRLYPQIEN
- the rlmN gene encoding 23S rRNA (adenine(2503)-C(2))-methyltransferase RlmN, which produces MTASPIAVSPLPLLGQSLTDLTHWVQSQGQPAYRGKQLHQWLYEKGARSLLEISVFPKQWREQLQDYPLGRSVIEHCSTATDKTRKYLLRLADGLIIETVGIPSSKRLTVCVSSQVGCGMDCTFCATGKGGFLRNLQPHEIVDQVLTVQTDFQERVSHVVFMGMGEPLLNLPAVLQALHCLNQDVGIGARSLTVSTVGLAQKIRQLAQHQLQITLAVSLHAADQTLREELIPSAKHYPLKTLLADCRDYVKITGRRITFEYILLADVNDLPEQAISLAELIKGFQSHVNLIPYNPISEADYQRPTPERIQAFADILGERHVAVSVRYSRGLQADAACGQLRASRQR
- a CDS encoding DUF2358 domain-containing protein translates to MSILDVLQADYQRFPTNPSYEIYAEDVYFKDPLTEFHGIQRYQAMIQFMATWFQDIQMELHHLEQHQQEIASRWTLHWTTPLPWKPRISISGRSELLLNDQGLIYSHQDYWDCSPWQVLQQHLFPKTGINRHN